In Syngnathus scovelli strain Florida chromosome 10, RoL_Ssco_1.2, whole genome shotgun sequence, the following are encoded in one genomic region:
- the LOC125966733 gene encoding cyclin-dependent kinase-like 5 isoform X1: MNKFEVLGIVGEGAYGVVLKCRHKDTNEIVAIKKFKDSEENEEVKETTLRELKMLRTLKQENIVELKEAFRRRGKLYLVFEYVEKNMLELLEELPNGVPADKARSYIYQLIKAIHWCHKHDIVHRDIKPENLLISSDDVLKLCDFGFARNLSEGTDANYTEYVATRWYRSPELLLGAPYGKAVDMWSVGCILGELSDGQPLFPGESEIDQLFTIQKVLGPLPPEQMKLFYSNPRFHGLRFPTVNHPQTLERRYLGIIGGALLDLLKSLLLLNPGERFLTEQGLNHHAFQSLRLAERTGPPTPTPVRSSKRKPHHGDTTPSRSHGLKSSGSHRSSTRDCSSLPRHEDLHPSSNSGESGSGGAGFLNGNLPTAINLSPTLHPKSYPAQIFNHSASCGVDLPHLLGPSDANKGDFDVSPGPKGSDGPGAKYLKSNFRSQQHRHSFVEGKTSTLQSVEKHGRHGYVEAPAPKFSYLNLSKSYGTLSDAKSVGNLNDVHLYADEPAARYFPSSCLDLTAPSSPAVRRLDRRGSTRAERESNTLDSSFRRSSARRKDSPDGPNPNEGGGGGGHVHSLSAPHEPYTQGYSSPFSSQQRPHRHSMYVRRDHQRTHGGDDGLLVGQGAPTRASSLQLLSPQLQHRTLPRHSASREEDMSRSDEAPAEAAPHSRPPIRESTRDNFHAQRQKSEVGLYHEPQAEDGGASSKENRNIYSESMPRKVGSFYRVPSPRPDNSFHDGRSQVRGSGMTGDAGSLANHSKRQTAFDPWTGPDTMVLNTAEPSKEKEKQGFFRAIKKKKKKPQMVPSEEAVLQKSSRSHQSSRHRSRDKSRERERERDKEWADKMADSHSPSQPLKSLRKLLHLSSSSSNQTAASDMRYQQLPGTGPQGAFSDGRGHSGVNTPQMKSRQSAYPQLEPGWHSGNPYPEQMAVKGGQNGHSFGRPSRSRMANLNDLKETAL, encoded by the exons ATGAATAAATTTGAGGTCCTTGGGATTGTGGGTGAAG GTGCCTATGGAGTTGTTCTCAAGTGCCGACACAAG GACACCAATGAAATTGTGGCCATAAAGAAATTCAAAGACAGTGAAG AAAATGAGGAAGTCAAAGAAACGACGCTGCGGGAGCTCAAGATGCTGCGCACGCTCAAGCAGGAGAACATCGTGGAGCTCAAAGAGGCCTTCCGGCGGCGAGGCAAGCTCTACCTGGTCTTTGAGTACGTGGAGAAG AACATGCTGGAGCTGCTGGAGGAACTCCCCAACGGAGTTCCTGCTGACAAGGCACGCAGCTACATCTACCAGCTGATCAAGGCCATCCACTGGTGCCACAAGCATGACATCGTTCATCGGG ACATCAAGCCAGAGAACCTTCTCATCAGCTCTGACGACGTCCTCAAGTTGTGTGACTTTG GATTCGCACGCAACCTCTCGGAGGGAACGGACGCTAACTACACGGAGTACGTAGCCACCAGGTGGTACCGCTCTCCGGAGCTCCTGCTCGG GGCTCCGTACGGCAAAGCGGTGGACATGTGGTCGGTGGGCTGCATCTTGGGAGAGCTGAGCGATGGACAGCCTCTCTTCCCGGGCGAAAGCGAGATCGACCAGCTCTTCACCATCCAGAAAGTTCTGGGGCCTCTTCCGCCAGAGCAGATGAAGCTCTTCTACAGCAACCCTCGCTTCCACGGACTTcgg TTCCCTACCGTAAACCACCCACAGACACTGGAGCGCCGATACCTGGGGATAATCGGCGGAGCCCTGCTGGACCTGTTGAAG AGTCTTTTGTTACTCAACCCGGGCGAGCGGTTCCTGACGGAGCAGGGCCTCAACCACCATGCATTCCAGTCGCTGAGGCTGGCAGAGCGGACCGGGCCTCCCACGCCAACGCCGGTGCGCTCCTCCAAGAGGAAGCCCCACCACGGAGACACCACGCCCAGCAG GAGTCACGGCCTGAAGAGCTCGGGCAGCCATCGCTCCAGCACGCGCGACTGCTCCAGCTTGCCGCGCCACGAAGACCTCCACCCCAGCAGCAACAGCGGCGAGAGCGGCAGCGGAGGAGCAGGCTTCCTCAACGGCAACCTGCCGACAGCAATCAACCTGAGCCCCACGCTGCACCCCAAGAGCTATCCGGCACAGATCTTCAATCACTCGGCCTCGTGCGGCGTGGACCTGCCCCACCTGCTTGGCCCCTCTGACGCCAACAAGGGCGACTTTGACGTCAGCCCGGGCCCCAAGGGCTCCGACGGCCCCGGAGCAAAGTACCTCAAATCTAACTTTCGCTCACAGCAGCACCGCCACTCCTTCGTGGAGGGCAAGACCAGCACCCTGCAGTCGGTGGAGAAGCACGGCCGCCACGGCTACGTGGAGGCCCCTGCGCCCAAGTTCTCCTACCTGAATCTGTCTAAGAGTTACGGCACGCTCAGTGACGCCAAGTCGGTGGGCAACCTGAACGACGTACACCTATATGCCGACGAGCCAGCCGCCCGCTACTTCCCCTCCAGCTGCCTGGACCTAACGGCGCCCAGCAGCCCGGCGGTGCGGCGCTTGGATCGCCGGGGGAGCACGCGTGCCGAGCGCGAGAGCAACACCCTGGACTCATCCTTCCGTCGCTCGTCGGCCCGCCGCAAGGACTCGCCGGACGGCCCGAATCCCAACGAGGGCGGCGGTGGCGGGGGCCACGTGCACTCTCTGTCGGCCCCACACGAGCCCTACACTCAGGGCTACAGCAGCCCCTTTTCGTCACAACAAAGACCACACCGCCACTCTATGTACGTGCGGCGGGACCACCAGAGGACTCACGGGGGCGACGATGGGCTCCTTGTGGGCCAGGGGGCGCCCACCCGGGCCAGCAGCCTGCAGCTGCTGTCGCCGCAGCTGCAGCACCGCACGTTGCCTCGCCACTCGGCCTCCAGGGAGGAGGATATGAGCCGG AGTGATGAGGCCCCTGCCGAGGCGGCCCCCCACAGCAGACCTCCAATCAGGGAGTCCACCAGAGACAACTTTCACGCGCAGAGGCAAAAAAGCGAG GTGGGCCTGTACCACGAGCCTCAGGCGGAAGATGGCGGCGCATCGTCTAAGGAGAACCGCAACATCTACAGCGAGTCCATGCCCCGCAAGGTCGGAAGCTTCTACAGAG TTCCTTCTCCTCGGCCAGACAATTCCTTCCACGACGGCCGCTCCCAGGTGCGAGGCTCGGGCATGACGGGCGATGCCGGCAGCCTGGCCAACCACTCCAAACGCCAGACCGCTTTCGACCCCTG GACGGGTCCGGACACGATGGTGCTGAATACGGCCGAGCCATCCAAGGAGAAAGAAAAGCAGGGTTTCTTCAGAGcaataaagaagaagaagaaaaagcctCAAATG GTCCCCAGTGAAGAGGCGGTGCTGCAGAAGTCGTCGCGCTCCCACCAGAGCAGTCGCCATCGGAGCCGCGACAAGAGTCGAGAGCGCGAGCGCGAGCGGGATAAAGAGTGGGCCGACAAGATGGCTGACTCGCACTCGCCG AGCCAACCGCTGAAGTCGCTGCGCAAACTCCTGCAcctctcctcatcctcatccaatcagacagcGGCGTCCGACATGCGCTACCAGCAGCTGCCAGGCACCGGCCCCCAGGGGGCCTTCTCGGACGGGCGCGGCCACTCGGGGGTCAACACCCCGCAAATGAAGAGCAGGCAGTCAGCCTACCCGCAGCTAGAGCCCGGCTGGCACTCCGGCAACCCTTACCCCGAGCAGATGGCCGTCAAGGGAGGCCAGAACGGCCACAGCTTCGGGCGCCCCTCCAGGTCCCGCATGGCCAACCTCAACGACCTGAAAGAGACGGCGCTGTGa